A section of the Ignavibacteriales bacterium genome encodes:
- a CDS encoding electron transfer flavoprotein subunit alpha/FixB family protein, whose product MSNKILAVAEAKDGKFKNPAQEVVTEAKKLAEQLSSDFEVLAIGSGIEDEAKNLGAFGAKKVLVVDLNDLNSKSGTSGFEYSQSAFAKVISEIAKRQDTDIILMSATSLGKDLAPRVAVKNESAICPDCVDIQVDGGKIIAKKPVFAGKSYIKVAFNSDKIVLTLRPNVFKAEKTGDGSAEVEVVDVGSLNITQDDFRSVVKETKVSSEKLDVAEASIIVSGGRGLRGPENWNLIEDLAGVLGAATGASRAVVDAGWRPHSEQVGQTGKTVSPNLYIACGISGAIQHLAGMSSAKCIVAINKDKDAPIFQIADYGIVGDVFEILPALKDELKNVLSN is encoded by the coding sequence ATGTCAAATAAGATATTAGCAGTAGCTGAAGCGAAAGACGGAAAATTTAAAAACCCGGCTCAGGAAGTAGTAACCGAAGCAAAGAAACTTGCCGAACAACTCAGTTCCGATTTCGAAGTTCTGGCAATAGGTTCAGGCATTGAAGATGAAGCAAAAAATCTTGGCGCTTTTGGTGCAAAAAAAGTATTAGTTGTTGATCTCAACGACCTCAATAGTAAAAGCGGAACGTCAGGTTTTGAATATTCCCAGTCTGCATTTGCAAAGGTCATTAGTGAAATAGCAAAACGTCAGGATACGGATATTATCCTTATGTCAGCAACATCCCTTGGCAAAGACCTTGCTCCAAGAGTTGCTGTAAAAAATGAATCCGCTATCTGTCCTGACTGTGTTGATATACAGGTCGATGGTGGGAAAATAATCGCAAAGAAACCTGTTTTTGCTGGAAAGAGCTATATTAAAGTTGCATTTAATAGTGACAAGATCGTACTCACCTTGAGACCAAATGTATTCAAAGCAGAAAAGACTGGCGACGGAAGCGCTGAAGTTGAGGTTGTCGATGTAGGTTCTCTTAATATCACTCAGGATGATTTCAGATCTGTAGTCAAAGAGACAAAGGTTTCATCAGAAAAACTGGATGTAGCAGAAGCAAGTATAATTGTATCCGGCGGACGAGGACTGAGGGGTCCCGAAAACTGGAATCTCATTGAAGACCTGGCGGGAGTACTTGGAGCCGCAACGGGAGCTTCGAGGGCAGTGGTAGATGCCGGATGGAGACCTCATTCAGAGCAAGTTGGGCAGACAGGCAAAACCGTTTCACCAAATCTATACATAGCATGTGGTATCAGTGGAGCTATTCAACACCTGGCGGGTATGTCATCTGCTAAATGTATTGTCGCCATTAATAAGGACAAAGATGCACCGATATTTCAAATAGCCGATTATGGAATTGTTGGTGATGTATTTGAGATATTACCAGCACTCAAAGATGAGCTAAAAAATGTATTATCCAATTGA
- a CDS encoding electron transfer flavoprotein subunit beta/FixA family protein: MNIFVCVSLVPDSTTKVKVASDGKSLDENGVSFIINPYDEFAVEEAVQLQEKGGSTTTAISFGTDKAKEAIKKAFQMGIENGVLIKSDTDNFDSYTAAKNIADYLKDKNPDLILFGKQSIDYDGMVVPKMVAEMLNLPCVNVVVKMEINDGKITAEREIEGGKEIVETSLPAVIGAQKGLNEPRYPNLKSIMAAKKKTIEEVPPTYTGNTYEILEMSLPPAKGEGKIFNDGAASVPELVKLLREEAKVI; encoded by the coding sequence ATGAACATTTTTGTTTGCGTTTCATTAGTACCGGACAGCACTACTAAAGTAAAAGTTGCATCCGATGGAAAATCTTTAGATGAAAACGGGGTAAGCTTTATAATTAACCCCTACGATGAATTTGCGGTAGAGGAAGCTGTACAGCTCCAGGAAAAAGGAGGTTCCACCACAACCGCCATCTCCTTTGGAACAGATAAAGCTAAAGAAGCTATTAAGAAGGCTTTCCAGATGGGTATTGAAAATGGTGTTCTAATCAAATCCGATACCGATAACTTCGACTCATATACTGCTGCAAAAAATATTGCTGACTATTTAAAAGATAAAAATCCTGATCTGATCCTATTCGGAAAACAGTCAATCGATTATGATGGAATGGTAGTGCCAAAAATGGTAGCGGAAATGTTAAACCTTCCATGCGTAAATGTCGTCGTAAAGATGGAAATAAATGATGGAAAGATCACTGCGGAAAGAGAAATTGAAGGCGGTAAGGAGATAGTGGAAACCTCGTTGCCGGCTGTCATAGGTGCTCAAAAGGGACTGAACGAACCGCGGTATCCTAATCTGAAAAGCATAATGGCTGCTAAGAAGAAAACGATAGAGGAAGTCCCCCCTACTTACACCGGTAATACATATGAAATATTGGAAATGAGTTTACCTCCGGCAAAAGGTGAAGGAAAGATATTCAACGACGGCGCGGCATCCGTACCGGAATTAGTGAAGCTTCTACGTGAAGAAGCAAAAGTAATTTAA
- a CDS encoding EthD family reductase, with product MTKLVALYKTPPDKELFDKKYFEEHLPLAGKMPGLVRTEVTKLKSLGADEKYYLQAEMYFDDMDSLNAAMGSPEGKAAASNLMSFAKELVVMMIGEIEE from the coding sequence ATGACAAAATTAGTTGCCCTTTACAAGACACCACCTGACAAAGAATTGTTCGATAAAAAATATTTTGAGGAACATTTGCCTCTTGCAGGAAAAATGCCGGGGTTGGTAAGAACTGAGGTTACAAAGCTAAAAAGCCTTGGAGCCGATGAAAAGTATTATCTTCAGGCAGAGATGTATTTTGACGATATGGATTCCTTGAATGCGGCTATGGGATCTCCGGAAGGCAAAGCAGCAGCGTCAAATTTGATGTCTTTTGCCAAGGAGCTGGTAGTGATGATGATAGGCGAAATTGAGGAATAA
- a CDS encoding energy transducer TonB, translated as MSDESTNQPDQQPEIQDDHSLIGKEGYFKSFKYGAPELQRLYNKYFSRGLIIAISIYLLLIGGYVLAMYIQKVNADEKDKYNNIITLEDLDLPPSAEEEPPPPDVEIPDEIIPLKDLEALIPEPVPKQEAEILTMKTQEKLEEINAPVSSEGDENAPNINYIGDINLNKKKVEEKVEKKEEKKKDVYQQFEVEVAPKPVNLGSVRGSMRYPEIARSSGTEGRVTAKILVGADGSVIKVGSLSGPSVFHDEVRDKVGALQFTPALQNGKPVKCWVSVPFNFKLNSGFKKKDDEEEDSGNEE; from the coding sequence ATGTCCGATGAATCTACAAATCAACCCGATCAACAGCCTGAAATTCAGGATGACCATAGTTTAATTGGCAAAGAGGGTTACTTTAAGTCATTCAAATATGGCGCTCCGGAACTTCAGAGGCTTTATAATAAATATTTTTCAAGAGGATTAATTATTGCGATATCGATATATCTCCTTTTGATCGGGGGATATGTGCTGGCTATGTACATACAAAAAGTGAATGCTGATGAAAAAGATAAGTATAACAATATAATTACTCTAGAGGATTTGGATCTTCCACCATCAGCTGAGGAAGAACCACCTCCACCGGACGTAGAAATTCCCGATGAAATAATTCCGTTAAAGGATCTTGAAGCACTTATTCCTGAGCCTGTTCCAAAACAGGAAGCGGAAATCCTTACTATGAAAACCCAAGAGAAACTGGAAGAGATCAACGCACCGGTATCATCTGAAGGTGATGAAAACGCTCCGAACATAAATTATATTGGTGATATCAATCTGAACAAGAAAAAGGTTGAAGAGAAGGTCGAGAAGAAGGAAGAAAAGAAAAAGGATGTTTATCAGCAATTCGAAGTTGAGGTTGCGCCAAAACCTGTTAATTTAGGTTCAGTAAGAGGTTCAATGCGTTATCCTGAAATCGCAAGATCATCAGGAACAGAGGGTCGAGTAACAGCTAAGATCCTTGTTGGTGCTGACGGCTCTGTGATCAAGGTTGGAAGCCTTAGTGGACCTTCAGTATTCCACGATGAGGTAAGAGATAAGGTTGGTGCATTGCAATTTACTCCTGCACTTCAAAACGGAAAACCTGTAAAGTGCTGGGTAAGTGTACCATTCAACTTCAAACTCAACAGCGGGTTTAAGAAAAAAGACGACGAAGAAGAAGACTCGGGCAACGAAGAGTAG
- a CDS encoding L,D-transpeptidase → MDENNLNKDLLGDSLDKHLSDDFSEEGNILHDEPDHTSHHGEAPGGKLFSIFLPGVLVVFLLAGFANDTGKKTVSYKTDGFIETGLDDTTSRISKNTLVSASDLRKPVMDTVYTDKDVWYELRVSEQRVYQHWRDGHTRSFPVSTGNKFISKGVEARPGLFAIFYRNEHHKSSQFDDASLFHFQTFNQGIGFHSLSGTGYYGNLGVRPSSHGCIRMSHDDARQMYKDAEMGTLVLVHYDGKYARTVGFAPKDFKNGKEYTKEEQKKMLAENLYNVLNGNYYVAEREYFVVDPKVIPVTGVYDGYDKKLPKTQKMPARLYYFKSDGDKLVLRNDFETIGDETTAESEFKLVAASNKDKANDLTYSSDEDLVKKYFSNPIGILPYFPPTPKRTTYISTSSSSESNSGDDGE, encoded by the coding sequence ATGGATGAAAATAACTTAAATAAGGATCTATTGGGCGATAGCTTGGATAAACATCTCTCTGATGATTTTTCAGAGGAGGGTAATATATTACACGACGAGCCTGATCACACTTCACATCATGGGGAAGCACCCGGAGGTAAGTTATTTTCTATATTTCTTCCAGGGGTCCTAGTCGTATTCCTTCTTGCAGGTTTTGCGAATGATACCGGTAAGAAAACTGTCTCTTACAAGACCGATGGTTTTATTGAAACCGGTCTGGATGATACTACCAGCCGTATAAGCAAAAATACTCTGGTCAGCGCTTCCGATCTTAGAAAGCCAGTGATGGATACCGTTTATACAGATAAAGATGTCTGGTACGAACTAAGAGTTAGTGAACAGCGAGTATATCAGCACTGGAGGGATGGACATACAAGAAGTTTTCCTGTATCGACAGGTAACAAATTCATTAGTAAAGGTGTTGAAGCACGACCGGGTTTATTCGCGATATTTTACAGAAACGAACATCACAAATCCAGCCAGTTTGATGATGCATCACTTTTCCATTTTCAGACATTTAATCAAGGAATCGGATTCCATTCATTATCAGGAACGGGCTATTATGGAAATCTTGGGGTAAGACCATCTTCACATGGATGTATCAGAATGAGTCACGATGATGCGAGGCAAATGTATAAGGATGCGGAAATGGGTACATTAGTTCTTGTCCATTATGACGGGAAATATGCCAGAACAGTGGGTTTTGCGCCGAAAGATTTTAAGAACGGAAAGGAGTACACAAAGGAAGAACAGAAGAAGATGCTTGCAGAAAATCTTTACAATGTATTGAATGGAAATTATTATGTAGCCGAAAGAGAATATTTTGTGGTCGATCCAAAAGTGATTCCTGTAACAGGTGTTTACGACGGATATGACAAGAAGCTTCCTAAGACACAGAAGATGCCCGCAAGATTGTATTATTTTAAATCCGATGGCGATAAACTTGTTTTGAGAAATGATTTTGAAACTATAGGTGATGAGACTACAGCGGAAAGTGAATTTAAGCTTGTTGCGGCATCCAATAAAGATAAAGCTAATGATCTTACATATTCGAGTGACGAAGATCTTGTGAAGAAATATTTTAGTAATCCGATCGGTATATTACCGTATTTTCCACCGACACCCAAAAGAACTACATACATAAGTACGTCAAGCTCCAGCGAAAGCAATAGTGGTGATGACGGTGAATAA
- a CDS encoding DUF4160 domain-containing protein has protein sequence MKTDQTNITGAAERVAEFDGIRFFMLPAGSDMYNFPNFRVNYKGTSAVFSIDEPALVKGKLPVDISINILKWAKEHQNDLYKNWESMPPKKAV, from the coding sequence ATGAAAACTGACCAAACGAACATAACAGGTGCCGCAGAACGTGTGGCTGAATTTGACGGCATAAGGTTTTTTATGCTGCCTGCAGGATCAGATATGTATAATTTCCCTAACTTCCGTGTGAATTACAAAGGTACGAGCGCAGTATTTTCTATCGATGAGCCCGCGCTCGTTAAAGGTAAACTGCCCGTTGATATTTCGATAAACATTCTGAAATGGGCAAAGGAACACCAGAACGATCTTTACAAAAATTGGGAAAGTATGCCTCCCAAGAAGGCTGTTTGA
- the pstC gene encoding phosphate ABC transporter permease subunit PstC codes for MKSKKRLSDLLFENTTLLFALIIIALLLYMIYEMYLYSDESRTMFGWDFIFSKNWEPNKDEFGALTFIYGTIVSSLIALGIALPVSLGVAIFLSELAPNVIKSTFSFLIEILAAIPSIVYGFWGIFVFAPFMRESVQPFLQNYLGFIPFFKGTPYGTGMLTAGIILAIMIIPTISAISRDVLKAIPVSQREAAYGLGATRWEAIRMALLNARSGILGGTVLGFGRAVGETMAVTMVIGNRAEINLSWFEPAYSMASVIANEFAEASSQLHISALIEVGLILFGVTFIINSFARLLIMGVTKNTEGR; via the coding sequence ATTAAAAGCAAAAAGAGGCTGAGTGATCTATTGTTCGAAAACACGACGCTTCTTTTTGCTTTAATTATCATTGCACTGCTCCTGTATATGATATACGAAATGTATCTATATTCAGATGAGTCTAGAACAATGTTTGGCTGGGATTTTATTTTTTCGAAGAACTGGGAACCGAATAAAGATGAGTTTGGTGCTCTTACTTTTATTTACGGTACGATTGTTTCATCTCTTATAGCGCTCGGAATCGCTCTTCCGGTTAGTCTTGGCGTAGCTATCTTCCTATCTGAGCTAGCTCCAAATGTTATTAAGTCCACATTCAGCTTTTTAATTGAAATACTGGCAGCTATCCCAAGTATAGTATATGGTTTCTGGGGTATATTTGTCTTTGCCCCTTTTATGAGGGAAAGCGTTCAACCATTTCTCCAAAATTATCTTGGATTTATCCCGTTTTTTAAAGGGACTCCATATGGTACAGGAATGCTTACTGCCGGGATCATACTTGCGATAATGATCATACCGACAATATCAGCAATCTCACGAGATGTTTTAAAAGCAATACCTGTATCTCAGAGAGAGGCGGCATATGGGCTTGGGGCAACACGCTGGGAAGCGATAAGAATGGCTTTGCTTAATGCGAGAAGTGGAATACTGGGAGGTACTGTATTGGGATTTGGCAGAGCGGTCGGTGAGACTATGGCGGTAACAATGGTGATAGGTAACAGGGCGGAAATAAATCTGTCGTGGTTCGAGCCCGCATATTCGATGGCGTCGGTTATAGCTAACGAATTTGCTGAGGCATCTAGCCAGCTTCATATAAGTGCCCTTATAGAAGTCGGTTTGATCCTGTTCGGAGTGACCTTTATAATTAACTCATTTGCACGTCTATTAATAATGGGCGTAACAAAAAATACTGAAGGCAGATAA
- the pstB gene encoding phosphate ABC transporter ATP-binding protein, which yields MVETEEDIVMEIAGEEEEKHGGKFAVITRDLTVSFKDRPAIKRISMKIKHGTVTAIIGPSGCGKSTFLRALNNMHELTPKCKVTGDIIVLDKDIRDYEMTDLRKKVGMVFQKANPFPTMSIYENVVSGLVFNKRYKRSYLDEQVEKCLTLAGLWDEVKDRLKVSGMSLSGGQQQRLCIARTIAVNPEIILMDEPTSALDPISTQKVEELIFNLKSNYTIIIVTHNMQQAARVSDSTAFFFLGDLIEYSKTQKVFTNPNETLTEEYVTGKFG from the coding sequence ATGGTTGAAACGGAAGAAGATATTGTAATGGAAATAGCCGGTGAGGAAGAAGAAAAGCATGGTGGTAAGTTTGCTGTGATTACGCGCGACCTTACCGTATCCTTCAAAGACCGACCTGCTATTAAGCGCATTAGTATGAAAATAAAGCACGGCACCGTTACTGCTATTATAGGTCCGTCCGGATGCGGTAAATCTACTTTTCTTCGTGCTCTAAATAACATGCATGAACTTACTCCCAAATGTAAGGTAACAGGTGACATTATAGTTTTAGATAAAGATATCCGTGATTATGAGATGACGGATCTCCGTAAGAAAGTCGGGATGGTATTTCAAAAGGCTAATCCGTTTCCAACTATGTCTATTTATGAGAACGTTGTTTCCGGGCTTGTATTTAATAAGCGGTATAAACGATCCTACCTCGATGAGCAAGTAGAAAAATGCTTAACACTTGCCGGGCTGTGGGACGAAGTAAAAGACCGTTTAAAAGTATCCGGTATGAGTCTCTCCGGAGGACAGCAACAGAGATTATGCATAGCTCGTACGATCGCGGTAAATCCTGAAATAATCCTGATGGACGAACCTACAAGCGCTCTCGACCCGATATCCACACAAAAAGTAGAGGAGCTTATCTTCAATCTCAAATCCAATTACACCATAATAATAGTAACCCACAATATGCAGCAGGCGGCTCGTGTGAGCGATAGTACGGCATTTTTCTTCCTCGGCGATCTAATTGAGTATTCGAAAACTCAAAAAGTCTTCACAAACCCTAATGAGACACTGACTGAAGAGTACGTTACCGGAAAATTCGGTTAA
- the pstS gene encoding phosphate ABC transporter substrate-binding protein PstS, whose product MKKFIPVLLLLFIFSGCGKQDNKMLDKGNEEGTTGEQINGAGATFPFPVYSKWFTEYGKVNPDAKINYQSIGSGGGIKQLTEGTVDFGATDSPMKEEELKAAEDKNHSKVIHIPTVIGSVVLAYNIPGVDQNLNLTPEAVAGIFLGTIKKWNDPAIKESNPDVNLPDADIIVAHRTDGSGTTFVFTDYLSKVSEDWKNGPGTGKDVKFPVGQGGKGNEGVTGLIKQLDNSIGYVEYVYAVQNNLKFAHIKNKNGEFVAPTLESTTKAAAGAITEMPDDMRMSITNAAGEGAYPIASFTYIILYEDQKNEFKGKTLKAFLTWALTDGTQYAKDLGYAPLPDAVREKAMQKINSLKYDGKVLN is encoded by the coding sequence ATGAAAAAGTTTATCCCGGTATTATTGCTCCTGTTCATATTTTCCGGATGCGGAAAACAGGACAACAAAATGCTCGATAAAGGCAATGAAGAGGGAACAACCGGCGAACAAATTAACGGTGCCGGTGCAACGTTTCCTTTTCCTGTTTATTCAAAATGGTTCACTGAATATGGAAAAGTGAATCCCGATGCAAAGATCAACTATCAGTCTATCGGAAGCGGTGGTGGTATCAAACAGCTTACCGAAGGAACGGTTGACTTCGGAGCAACGGACAGCCCGATGAAAGAGGAGGAACTTAAAGCTGCTGAAGATAAGAACCATTCTAAGGTAATTCATATCCCAACTGTTATAGGTTCGGTTGTGCTTGCTTACAATATTCCCGGGGTAGATCAAAATCTAAACTTAACTCCTGAAGCAGTTGCAGGTATCTTTCTTGGTACGATCAAAAAATGGAATGACCCTGCAATTAAAGAGTCGAATCCTGATGTTAATTTGCCTGATGCCGATATTATTGTGGCACACAGAACCGACGGAAGCGGTACCACATTCGTATTTACCGACTATCTCTCCAAAGTTAGTGAAGACTGGAAGAATGGTCCGGGTACAGGGAAGGACGTTAAATTTCCTGTAGGCCAGGGTGGTAAAGGAAATGAAGGTGTTACCGGATTGATAAAACAGCTTGATAATTCTATTGGATATGTAGAGTATGTTTATGCAGTACAAAATAATTTAAAGTTTGCACATATTAAGAATAAGAACGGAGAATTTGTTGCTCCGACACTCGAGTCCACCACAAAGGCAGCTGCAGGCGCAATTACTGAAATGCCTGATGACATGAGAATGTCAATCACTAATGCAGCAGGAGAAGGTGCGTATCCGATCGCTAGCTTTACATATATTATTCTTTACGAAGATCAAAAGAACGAATTCAAGGGTAAGACTCTTAAGGCGTTCCTTACATGGGCATTAACTGACGGAACTCAATATGCTAAAGACCTTGGTTATGCTCCGCTCCCCGATGCAGTGAGGGAAAAGGCAATGCAAAAGATTAACAGTTTAAAATACGACGGTAAAGTATTAAACTAA
- a CDS encoding TIGR02206 family membrane protein, with product MNDFTLFNLPHIIVLILTVVFSFAFAYTARKFPSTEKTLSWTLIILIIITTSAFIADKYANGYLSIKGNLPMQLCDWVIILVIITFITRSQYSYETAYFWAMGGTLQALITPDITVNFPSPGFIIFFVNHSSIIISIMYFTFAFRLRPYPVSIKRTFIWTQVYFISALLINIVLGANYGFIMYKPEQGSILNFMGPWPYYLISLEILALISFFIYYLPFYINDKLSKSTK from the coding sequence TTGAACGATTTCACTCTATTCAATCTTCCTCACATTATTGTCCTGATACTGACAGTGGTATTTTCGTTTGCGTTTGCCTATACTGCCAGGAAGTTCCCATCGACCGAAAAGACGCTCTCATGGACACTAATAATTTTAATTATTATAACTACCTCAGCATTTATTGCAGATAAATATGCTAACGGATATCTCTCGATCAAAGGTAACCTGCCAATGCAACTCTGCGACTGGGTCATCATTTTAGTAATTATTACTTTTATAACACGTAGTCAATACTCATATGAGACAGCTTATTTTTGGGCTATGGGCGGAACGCTTCAGGCTCTAATAACCCCCGATATAACGGTAAACTTCCCATCACCAGGTTTTATAATTTTCTTTGTTAATCATTCCAGTATTATAATCAGTATAATGTACTTCACCTTTGCATTTCGGTTGCGTCCATACCCGGTTTCAATAAAGCGGACCTTTATTTGGACACAAGTTTATTTTATTTCGGCTTTGTTAATAAATATTGTTCTCGGAGCCAACTACGGCTTTATAATGTATAAACCAGAGCAGGGGAGTATTTTGAATTTTATGGGTCCGTGGCCTTATTACCTTATTTCTCTTGAGATCCTTGCACTAATCTCCTTCTTTATTTACTACTTGCCTTTTTATATTAATGACAAACTATCTAAGTCTACCAAATAA
- the pstA gene encoding phosphate ABC transporter permease PstA translates to MTADEIYQSAGNLKRRKVTNSVMLTLCMFAAGAAIIPLIYIFFYTTGQGFSALNVDFFTNLPAPVGEEGGGMANAIVGTLILVGLGSVIGIPVGILAGIYVSEYSNSLFSNIVKFVTDVLSGVPSIIIGIFAYGLIVLPMGRFSALAGGFALGILMIPTVTRTTEEMLKLVPQNLREASLALGVSRWKTTLRVVLKTASAGIITGILLAIARAAGETAPLLFTAFGNRFWSDALDQPIASLPVQIFTYAISPYEDWHQQAWAGAFVLIFLVFVVNLLVRLVTRNKFSPNL, encoded by the coding sequence ATGACGGCTGATGAAATATATCAGAGCGCCGGAAATCTAAAGCGAAGGAAAGTAACTAACAGCGTTATGTTAACGTTGTGCATGTTTGCTGCAGGTGCAGCTATTATTCCTTTGATATATATTTTCTTTTATACCACGGGACAGGGCTTTTCAGCGCTAAACGTCGATTTCTTTACTAACCTGCCTGCTCCGGTTGGGGAAGAAGGCGGTGGTATGGCAAATGCGATCGTTGGTACTCTTATCCTTGTAGGATTAGGCTCGGTGATCGGGATCCCTGTCGGTATACTTGCCGGAATTTATGTTTCTGAATATTCAAACAGTTTATTCTCGAATATTGTAAAGTTTGTTACAGATGTACTTAGCGGTGTTCCATCTATTATAATCGGGATATTCGCTTATGGGTTGATAGTATTGCCAATGGGCAGGTTTTCTGCATTAGCGGGAGGATTTGCGCTGGGAATATTGATGATACCGACTGTAACTCGAACGACTGAAGAAATGTTAAAGCTTGTTCCGCAAAATCTCCGCGAAGCGTCTCTTGCACTAGGAGTATCACGCTGGAAAACCACATTACGTGTGGTTTTGAAAACTGCCTCTGCGGGAATAATAACAGGTATCCTTCTTGCGATCGCTCGTGCGGCAGGGGAGACTGCTCCGCTTTTGTTTACTGCTTTCGGTAATAGGTTCTGGTCCGACGCTCTCGACCAACCGATCGCGTCACTTCCGGTTCAGATATTCACATACGCGATATCGCCATACGAAGATTGGCATCAACAAGCCTGGGCCGGAGCATTTGTGTTGATATTCTTAGTATTTGTAGTAAATCTTTTAGTAAGACTAGTTACCAGGAATAAGTTCAGTCCTAATCTATAA